GAGTTCGCTGAACGATGGCAAACACGGCTGCAAGTCGTCGCGGGCCAAGAAGCCAAGCATACTGCGCGGCATCGGTCACATGTTCCGCTTTGGCAAGAATCGCAAGGATGGCGTGGTGCCAGTGGATAACTATGCGGTAAACATTTCGCCCCCTACATCGGTGGTTTCCACAGCCACATCgccgcagctgcagcagcagcaacagcagcaattgcagcaacaccagcagcagcaacagataCCAACCGCTGCGTTGGCCGCTCTGGAGAGAAATGGCAAGCCGCCGGCGTATCAGCCACCGCCACCGCTGCCTGCTCCAAATGGAGTAGGTAGCAATGGGATCCATCAGAACGACATCTTCAACCATCGCTATCAGCATTATGCCAACTACGAGGAcctccaccagcagcaccagcaacaccAGATTAGGTGAGAGCGGGCCCGCACCTTCCTTGCATACTTTCATTTTGCCGGTGTCGGgatatttgtttgtttaaccCAGTTTATTAGCCATTTAACACAACATTGTGTACATATGTGTCGTATATCTCTTTCTCGCccttttttctctctctgttCCGCGTGTCTGTGTATCTATGTTGTTGTCAATGTGTTAACCACCCATCatcacacgcacactcacCCCCAAACACACACCACACTATAACAATTACACTggtaaaaacaaatatatcgAAGCAGTGGAGACGATTCCACCACATCGATTTCGGAAACGCTTTCGGAGTCAACACTCGAGTGCATGCGGCAGCAGGTCATCCGTCAGCGCATCAAGGTCGAGGCGGAAAGGTAACCCACCCACCTACACCAACACCCGCATCCACACTCACACCCCCACCCACAACCTCACCCATCACACAGATAGCCCAGTGCAGTGCGTTTCGTAGATATAAAGCGGCTAAATGGTAATGGGCTTTTAGAGCTTCAGTTAATTAAGTAAAAATTTAGGATTcgtttatataaaaaaaaaatattgcagtcaataaataatttttaaaaaaaggtTATGGGTTGAATAGCTAACAATGTACATATTTAATCAAATTACAATGACATGATCTTTATAGTGTTCGTAGATATCATAAAACGTaaatcaaatattaaaaagTAGTTATAGAGTGTTAGAATTGCACTGTATCAAAACACTTGAATTTTGGCTGCTTACTAgtaaattttacattttcgtTTTTGCCGACAAAACACAACAATCATAATATCTGCATTTTGTAAATTACTCATGGACACTCCCGCTTGCTTTCGcagtcgccgccatcagcatTACCATTCGCAGCGCAGTGCCCGCTCGCAGGATGTGAGCATGCACTCGACGAGCTCCGGATCCCAGCCAGGATCCCTGGCCCAGCCGCAAGCGCAATCGAACGGCGTTCGTCCCATGAGCAGTTACTACGAGTACGAGACGGTGCAACAGCAGCGGGTGGGCAGCATCAAGCACAGCCATAGCAGCAGCGCCAcgtcgtcctcctcgtcgCCCATCAATGTGCCGCATTGGAAGGCGGCGGCCATGAATGGCTACTCGCCAGCCAGCCTGAACAGCAGTGCCCGGAGTCGAGGTCCGTTTGTGACGCAGGTGACCATACGGGAGCAGAGCAGTGGCGGCATACCCGCCCACCTGctgcagcaacatcagcagcagcaactacagcagcagcagcccacCTACCAGACTGTCCAGAAGATGTCCGGACCATCGCAATATGGTAGTGCCGCCGGTTCCCAGCCACACGCCTCCAAGGTGTGACTATAGGTGTTGGCGCAAGCGCGCGCCACTCGCGATGTGCTGGCCGAAAACCGGGTCGTTCTCAGCGAAGTCAACGAGGAGGTGGAGGTATTCTACTTCGCCACCGAGTGCTGAACACATTGCATATTCGAGGGACTATTTGTTTAAGTTAGATTAAGTGGAATTTCCACTAAACCACATGCATTAGGGGTGGGTTGGTTAATGTAATCTTGTCTATTCAACATTCAATTAATATGAGGCAGGagcaaatttattttatattatgaggtttaaatttgatttgtaaCTAGCTCCAAGCCAAGGAATGGTTgctatataatttaaattctaTCCTGattaaacaatatatatatatatatatttatccgTGATATATGATTAAGCAAACAAAACCTAGACGTTTTCTTGCTAAGCGGAAAGAACCAGGATAATATTTACATTAGTATTCCATCATAATTTCATGGTCCAAGTGGTAAGgataaaattgattttatatttgtaaattgCTAAGAATACTACTTGGTTTCATTGGATTTCCAACCTATTGACCCACCCTGACACACGTCTATATTAAGTTCACAATTCACAATATATAAACTAAAGGATTGCATATTTGGCGAAACAGAAACCAAGAGAGTAACGATTAAGGAAAGTATTCCCGTAAAGCGCTATCCATTTGTCGAGTGCTTAGATAGAATTTAAACGATTGTATTAAGATTTAGCTTTAAGTCCAAGTCAAACGCCTTTGTACATAACTAGTTTACCCGGAAGCCAACAAGAAAAAAGAACAACATCAAATTCCAAAAGTTTTGGATCTACACAGCGAAAGGTCTTAAGAATTTCCATTGTCatttatcatttttttttattttacatttacctacctatatttttttgatttgtaCATAGatcttgtttgtttgttttgtaaaGCTTTAAAGCGGACGCCATTTTGTGTGTGCAAACGTGAGGATTTGCAAGAAGCGAAAAGTTAAACTTAAAGCCAACCCATTTAATACGTATAGCTAACATGTAAGAGTAAGCGaagtactttttttttgttccaACAATTATCGAGCTTAGACAAGAAGTTTTGTGCAGCCGACCTCGGCCCAGGTCTCTAAAAAAGACAAGCAGCTTAACTTAGTTATACGAATCCATACGATTAAGCCGAACTAGTGGGTAAGCCTACATGTATAGCGAATATATACGATACTTTTCTTTATACTTGTGTACTTCCTAAGTAATTTGTGCGATGCCGACCGAATACCGAGTTGCGAATTAAACGTTAAAAATTTTCATAAAGAACCAGTCCGAAACGATATGCATTTGACAACCACCCAACGACTAAGGGATTTGCGATTTTCACAGCATCACTACTGTTTTACTAGCTTGTTGGACCTTTTAATCTTGGTCTCTCCTTCGGCGGGCGGTGGAGTGGATGAGCAAACGGCTGAAGATGCAGCAGTCGACTTGGACTTCTTTTTCTTCGATAATCTGCCCTTGCGTCGAACGGGGGCTTGCTCCTCGGGCTTAGATGGCGAAATGGGCATTAGAACGGTGAAGTTTTTCAGCAACTCTGGATTGGGCGTTTTATCCCAGTGCTCACTAAGGATTCGCATtgaaaatcaatcaaatcaatCGCGATTAGTTATTCAGACTTACTTTGGCATACAATTCGGTGGAACAACCACATCCAGGACGTTGTCTATTAGCCGCGATTTGAGCATGCGGTCGTTCGTGGTGGTCGAGTGCATAGACGGCGATGTATTGATCTCGATCAGCCAGGGCTTCAGGTTATTATCAATGATTATGTCATAGCCATAGACCTCGAAACAATGACGATCGTTGGCCATCACCGGAGCCACTGCGTCCAAGGAGTGCCTGATAGTGGCGGTGATGCGGCTCCACAGCATATCCGAAACGCCCTCGCCTCGCAGGCTATCCAAGTATAGCCACAGATTCTGGAGTGGCCATTTGCCACCATGGATGGAATTGTACTCTTGCTAGATGTTAGAGTAGAACATTTATGAAGCAATGGTTAAGTGGGCGCAAAGCACACTTATGGTATTTGCAATGTTGACTTTGGACTTATGTACTTTTGCGGCTACTTACGTTCGTTTTCTGGATGCTGACGTTCGTCAAGTGCATAAACACGTTATCAATCTCAGTTTCGTCGTACTTCTCGGTGCAAAAACGGCAGAAACCCTCCTTATAGAGATACGCCTTGAGCGGATTGAATGTGGTCACAAGGACGAAGAGTCGCAGGTCGAACTTCTTGCCGCCGATGAGCAGTGGATTGTCGATGTACTTGGAAATGACGCAGGTGTCCCGGTTGATTTGCGGATAGAAGGTGCGCGCATCGTATGCGAATTTCTTCAGCTTGGACAACTTGTTGACCAGATAGATACCTACACCCTGGGACTTGCTGCATGGCTTCACTATCCACGTGCTGGCCGGATTGCGATGAAAGACCTCGACGAACATCTGGTAGTCGGAGGGCAGGACAAAGGTCATGGGTATGATGTCCAGGTGCTTGTAGCGGGTACCACCTATGCCCAGTTTCGTGTCCGGTGGATGGCTTTGCGCCAATGGATCGCCACGCCGCTCCAGATCTTTGCGATACCGCTTGATGTTCTTGATTAGCAAATCCTTGCGCGACAGCTCAATGGAGTTCGGGAAGTGGTTAATGACTCTGGGGTGAGATCTTAGATGGTTAGACATAAAGTTGCTAACCACTACTTACTGATCGGATCGCATGCGATACGGATGATCGATGCCGAAGATGTAGCGGCAATTCTGGGTGCACGCCCAATAGAAATTCCATTCGCCATTGAAGGAGGGCACCTGTAGCCAACCTCTTTTCTGAAAATTGCTGACCAGCGCAGACTTGTCCCAATCTGTGCTGTAGTAAATGCCCTTTCGGGATTTCGGTGGTCTCAGTCGATTCCGGATGTAGTGCAGACCGTTGATAGGCTGGGTGATCAACTTGATCTCAGGCAGGTCATCGTCACTAGTGCAGCTGCCACCGCATTTCTGGCGAAGATTCCTCAGAGGACTGGTCTGTCCCCGCGTGCTCATTTGGGTGGTTGTATTTTAGATACTACCCCTCTTGTCCTCCAACACTTTATGCTGATAACTGAGAATTTTGCCTAATTTCGAAGCGATCGTACTTCAGTTGCTGACAATTTAATTATGGCCTGGCTGATGCCCACGCCTTGGCATCTAGTAAACTCCTACCCATCCAAGAATAGGATCATACTTATTTCGTTTCCGGTTTTAGCAGTAATTCACTTGTTCCCACAACTAATGACAAAATCTGACTG
The Drosophila mauritiana strain mau12 chromosome X, ASM438214v1, whole genome shotgun sequence DNA segment above includes these coding regions:
- the LOC117148743 gene encoding probable tubulin polyglutamylase TTLL1 isoform X1, producing the protein MSTRGQTSPLRNLRQKCGGSCTSDDDLPEIKLITQPINGLHYIRNRLRPPKSRKGIYYSTDWDKSALVSNFQKRGWLQVPSFNGEWNFYWACTQNCRYIFGIDHPYRMRSDQVINHFPNSIELSRKDLLIKNIKRYRKDLERRGDPLAQSHPPDTKLGIGGTRYKHLDIIPMTFVLPSDYQMFVEVFHRNPASTWIVKPCSKSQGVGIYLVNKLSKLKKFAYDARTFYPQINRDTCVISKYIDNPLLIGGKKFDLRLFVLVTTFNPLKAYLYKEGFCRFCTEKYDETEIDNVFMHLTNVSIQKTNQEYNSIHGGKWPLQNLWLYLDSLRGEGVSDMLWSRITATIRHSLDAVAPVMANDRHCFEVYGYDIIIDNNLKPWLIEINTSPSMHSTTTNDRMLKSRLIDNVLDVVVPPNCMPNEHWDKTPNPELLKNFTVLMPISPSKPEEQAPVRRKGRLSKKKKSKSTAASSAVCSSTPPPAEGETKIKRSNKLVKQ
- the LOC117148743 gene encoding probable tubulin polyglutamylase TTLL1 isoform X2, with translation MEFLLGVHPELPLHLRHRSSVSHAIRSLSRKDLLIKNIKRYRKDLERRGDPLAQSHPPDTKLGIGGTRYKHLDIIPMTFVLPSDYQMFVEVFHRNPASTWIVKPCSKSQGVGIYLVNKLSKLKKFAYDARTFYPQINRDTCVISKYIDNPLLIGGKKFDLRLFVLVTTFNPLKAYLYKEGFCRFCTEKYDETEIDNVFMHLTNVSIQKTNQEYNSIHGGKWPLQNLWLYLDSLRGEGVSDMLWSRITATIRHSLDAVAPVMANDRHCFEVYGYDIIIDNNLKPWLIEINTSPSMHSTTTNDRMLKSRLIDNVLDVVVPPNCMPNEHWDKTPNPELLKNFTVLMPISPSKPEEQAPVRRKGRLSKKKKSKSTAASSAVCSSTPPPAEGETKIKRSNKLVKQ